The genomic stretch ACTGAAAACTTGTAAAGCAAGCCCTCTTCAGTGCACAAGCCCAGCAGAGCAACACATTTAGACTTTTACCAGTCTCAGAGGACATTCTCTTGGTCATGGGGAACAAGACCATGTTTTGACTGCAGACAACAGCCACCATTTGAGGTGCCCAAGCACAAAATCAGcttaaaaacccccacaaacaaCCCAAAGCCCTGCATTGGTGCAGAAGTTTCTAAGAGGTTTCATAAAGCTCCTGTACCTTTAGTTAAATCCTGGttttacaggggaaaaaaacccaaacccttgcAGGACTGACTGCAGCCTCCCCTCTTGTTCTTCAGAGCAGAGGAAATATTGTCCTGGAGAGTCATTCCTCACCCTGACAGAAAGCTAAGAAGGTTCCTTTTTTGAGTATGGGCTAcatgagagggaaaaaagcagggGGAAGAGACTGAAGTAAAACATGAGAGAGCTCTGGCTGGCCAACTGTCCTGTCTCAGATGCAACAGCTACCAGAGATTTGCTCTACAACTTGTATTCTAGAACAAATGGACACACAACAAGCCTTCACGTACAAGCACAATCAGCAACTGTCAAATGAACCACAGCAGGATTTCCAGCTTCTGTCTCTGGGATGCACAACCCAGCACAAAGACACCATTAAATCAAGACTGGTTGTGTGTTGTCATCAATCCCTGCCAACTCTGATAGCTGAAAACTCTCACAGCTCATCCCTAGCATTGACAGGAATCAGCTGCTTGACACAACAGTCCTAAAGGCAGAGCTGGGTGCTTACACCTTCCCTGGTGTTCCCAACTCATCTCCTGTTTTGTgtaagaggaggaggaaatcccATTGACTCTCATCCAGGCTACTCCATGCTCCCAGCTACATGAGACAGCAATATGTTAAGCTGCAAAGAAGCCACACTGCCCATCTCacacaggacacagggacatggatACAAACCATGGCAcaaggcagcagtgctgggaacagGAGTATGTGGTCcagctgagcaaagacaatTACCCTGAGCACAACTCCATGCTGATGAAGCTATTCTGCTTCCACTCCTGATCTAAACAAAACCATCACTCTCACAGCCCTGCATCACACCagagtcagccagcaacgcacTCAGCTGAAAAGAGCCAACTCAGACTATACTGGAGGAAAACCCACTTTTAAAGTTCAAACGATCCAGACATGGCATTAAAAGTATAATAAATCCCCAGTTTTAGACAGACTGGAATGCATCACCAGCTCTTCACAAGCACTGAAGATGTTTGCCTTGCATTGATCATAAATAAATTATCTCACATCAGCAGAGTGGGCAGACAAATGAACTGAGGGCAAAACATTGCCATCACAAAATCTCAACCTCTCCCCATCATTATCCACGTTCTGCAGTGCTTGGATggctccttccagccctgctcagggactGTATCTTGtgcacagctgctggcagaCACAAGATAAGCGGTGCTGTTTCCCCATCAGCTAGGAActactttttcttccttctaaaGCTGCAGTTAGGTACAGGAGGAAAGGAATTTTTTACTATTAATGGGTTTCTCAATATCACTGTTATGGCCTGTGAAGTCACCATGCCAGCCTGCAGCCCTCAGAGACTCACGTCACCTCTCCCTACACCTGTTCCATAGAGCCTGGACAGGGTTTtctgcaaagaatcacagaatccctggGTTAggaagggatctctggagatcatccagtccaaaccccctgccaaggcagggtcacccagagcaggtgacacaggaacgtgTCCAGGTGTGTTTGGAATGTCCCCAGAGAGgaagactccacaacctccctaGGCAGCtattccagggctctgccactCTCAGcgtgaagaagttcttcctcatgtagAGGTGGAAATTATTGTGGTTTAGTTTATGGCCcttgctccttgtcctgttgctgtgCACCACGAAAAAGAAGGTTCAAGGTGGATGGCACCATCCTCCAAGAGCTCCAAGATGACCAACAGACATTGTGCTACTGGAAAACATGACAAGTTCATCAGTTAGGGAAGGCAAAAGAGCAGCCCTCAGACACGAGGCAGGAACTCCTCAGTGCAGCACAACCACATGTGTGGGTTAGGCAGCTGTCTGATGTGTTACCCCAGCCCTGAGAGCAGCAGTCCCcaaccccagctctccctgtggTCTCCTGTACCACACTCAGGAACACAGGAGACTGACCCAGCCCACAGAATGCTCAgacacaggcagagcaggaaaggaaaggacaCTCCCAAAGGTACGTTCCTCATCTGATTCTCTCACCTGACAAGAAACAACTGCAACCTGCTCCCCTCAGACTCAGCAGCTACAAAGCACCAGGGGAGACCTGTGAACATCCACAGCTTGTCTAAGCCTTCAACTTGTGTGCCTGTCATCcttcttcctgctgcttttccagtacCTCTAATGTACTTGATCTTCCTCTCCCCAAAGAGCAGACTTTTTCACTAACACATTAGTAGCTACTTATGAAAGGCAAAAGTGAAATTCACCAGTGTCTTCATTACTTCATTTCACTGTGACATCAGAAAGCTGTTCGTAGAAACACACAGTTTGTCTATAGACTCACCTTCCCCCTCCAAGTCCCAATATTTCAGCTACTATTTCCTGATTTTAAGGCTATATCTGCAAGAGAagctagaatcatagaatattaaggagttggaagggactttaaggCCATATAGCTCCAACCTCCCCTGccatcggcagggacaccttccactagaccaggctgctcgacgccttatccaacctggccttgaacacttccagggatgggacagccacagcttctctgggcaacctgtgccagggcctcatcaccctcacagggaagaatttcttctcagtatctaacctaaacttcccctctATCAACTTGcacccattcccccttgtcccgtCACTCCAGTTCCTGACAAAGAGCCCCTCTCCGGCTTCTCTGTAggccccttcagatactggacgGTGTTGTCTCCACACGCCCGGTCCCGGGCCAGTTGTAGCCAGGGCCCGGTGTagccagggccggggccggggccagggcCAGCCCGGCCCCTCCGCAGTCCCCGCCCGACGCCATAGCAACGCCACACGGCCCTGCCGCCAATCCCCCCGCAAGCTTCCGGCCCCCGCCGCACCCCAGCCCCGCCGTGGCGGCTCCGGCCCCTCACCAGCTCCTTGGGCGGCTTCTCGGGGGTCTTCCCGAACAGCCCCATGGCGGCCGCACCGCCCGGCACTTCCGGGTTCCcctcggccgggccgggcggagaCCGCACTGCGCACGCGCCACCGGCACCTCAGACCCCGCCCCCTCCGCTTGGGGGCGGTGCCCGAGCGCCTCGCCCCGCCCCTCGCGGCGTCCCGCCGGTCACGTGGCGCTGCGCGCGGCCCCGCCTCGCGCGGGAGGGGCGGGAAGGCTCTGAGgacagcggggcggggcgggcgctggTGGCGGACGGAGCGCTCGGTTTCTCGCACTGGGCGTGTTGGTAACCCATTCACAGGGtcagttaggttggaaaaggcttCTGAGATAATCGAGTGCAACCATGACCGAACACCgacatggcactgagtgccacatccagtctttccttaaaacACCTCCGGGGTTTGTTAACTCCACcattgccctgggcagcccattccaatgtccaGTCACCGTTTCTGTGAAGAAGTTCCTCCTAAAGCGCAACCTCCGCTGGTCCAGCTTTAAATTCCGTCCTCTCGTCCTGTCGCTGGTTTCccgggagcagagcctgacccccacctggctgcaccctcctgtcagggagctgtaaagagcaataaggtctcccctgagattccttttctccaggcggagctacccccagctccctcagctgctccttatcCCACCTGTGCTccaaacccttccccagctccgctcccttctctgggaccccagCACCTCGATGACCTGTTGGTGCAAGGGCTGACTCCCACTCCGCTCTTTCCCCTGGGACGGCCCGCAGGACACCGAGGGCAAAGCCCGTACAAGCCGGTGCCCACCTCGTCCCCAGCTGCCGGGTCTGTTTCGGAGAAATCCCACCAGCCAGGCCTGGCTCATCTTCACCCTCCTCTCCGCAGGGTCACCTGGCTGAAATGAAGGGACAGCTTGGAGCTGCTCCGCTGGAGCTCCAGCGAGTCATTCCATCTCTTCACACCCCGGTGCGCAATCTGAGACTGTGAGCGCTAGAAATAAATCAGTGACGCCCAGAGTGCAAAAGTTTAGGAAGGAAAAGGTGCTATTAACTTAATCTAACTCTTAATACCTTACAGTTATGCTTACCCTCATTATTTAATTACTGGAGACAGACATTTTAATGACAGTTAAAAAATGTACAGTTTCACTTTTTGTTATCTTTCCCTCCAAAATCTAATGCAGAACAAAGATCTAAACAAGCTTTGGAAAGGAGAGCTGTCATTTTGGACTGAGCACCAGCAGTGGGAAAGCCAGTGTTAATAAAACAATAATTGGTGAAATCAAGAGCGGCAAAGAGCTTCAGAGATTATTTAAATTCATCCTTTGTAATAGCAGCACAAAACATCCATCGCCTTTATTAAACCTAACAAATAAATTAATACCCTCACCTCAAGTGTTTTGACATTTTCTGTTTACAATTGGTCTCTAGCTTCCAGGCACGAGGCATCAGAGAATAAAACACCACTTTAGGAATGTTTAGCATCTCAGTTAAGACACTTCACAAGTACTAGCACAACCCAGCCCTGCGAGGCAAAACATGTGAGCAGCGAAACTGCTGACCCTGCTACAGGCACAGTCTTTGCTCCTTTGCTCCGTTCTCCGGATGTTCAACTGCCAACGTGTGAGGAAGGGCTGTCTGAGATCCTGCACTCGGTAGAAAACAACGTTACTTGGATGCTTCTGCTGCAACTGACACGAGCATTTCATAAAATAAACACATCCAACTGCTTTTTCTGTCCTGATGGGACTCCCAATACACTGTGCCAGCTGCTCAAGATTCTGTAACAGATGCGTTGCTGGGAACTGAACCACAACAATTTATATAAACCCAGACACGAGGGGACCAAACCTTCTGCCACAGCTACCTACTGGTCATAATTACCTGCTCCTATGGATGTGCCCTCGGTGGCCCTCCTGCTAATTAAACAGCAGTTTGGGTCATCCATCAAAAGAACTGGATGAGTAGAGCAACTGAGACCATTAAAACAAGTCTTCAGCTGAAACAGGTGTGCACAAAGGTTTGCAAACAAGGCTGACCCCGGGcacagaggcagagctgctggggccGTGAGTGAGGGTGAGGTCAGCCTTCAGCAGCAGAGGTGCGCTCCACAAGCActcagtgctccaaggacacggCATTACTCCAGCTTAGCACTCACAGCGTTTGGCAAATTGCCGAGGTACCAGCGAAAGGCTACAGCGGGCTGTGATACAACACCTCGCTTGTGTGTCAGCACCTCAGCTACAGCCTTATCTACACTCACAAAACTTCTCCATTGCCTTGGCCTCAGTGCAGGTTTCAAAACAATCCTGAAACAATGTGGATTTCAGCTGCTCATGACAAGCACATATGCCACAGTGCTGCAcaaattggaagcagaaatgATCTTTGCCCTCATTATGCCTCTCCACTGCTCTGCTGAGGCTGTAATGACAGAGACAGGGCATGTACTGGCAGGTCTCAACTGGAATGAAAATGACTTTCTGGACCACAGGAGAGTTGCTGATATTGTGCCCCTTGAACCTCTCTGCTTCAGTACTGCCACGGGAAAAAGGAaatgagagaggaaaaaggaCTCAGTAAATTAAAAACAGCTCTTCTGCTAATTACATGAAGATCCTCTTGGGAACACACCTGGTGACAGAGCTGTGAAACATTTGTTTATAAACAAGAGTGTGCCCAGGTACCCTGGACAGATAAAAAAatgccagcagctctgtgagcacCAGCCTCACAAATCTATAAAGACAGAGGGAGATGGTTTTAACTGCAACAGGGAACTGTGTTTGTATTTCCTATTATCCTCATATTTAtgtcattattttcctttcatatcACATAGGCAAGATTTaggaaagaaatgaaacaagACAATAGAAAATATCTTTCTAGTTTAGCCTTTTCCTCTACTCATATaatctcctgctcttcccccccccaccaccttTTTCTTTCCAACCAACAGTTCCTCTCTATTTTCAGCCAGATGATTTCTGAAAGGTACAACCAAAATCAGAGCTTCatattaaaatataaagaaaacaacAGACTCATTTTTTTACGGCACCAAAGAACTATCAGAGAAACCAGAAATCACTTCAGAATACCAGCACAGCTGGAAGCTGGCACTTTTTACCATTATGAACCACTTTTGTCACTGCATGACAATATTCTGCTCCTTCAAGACAGTTTACTTTGAGGCTGTAGAGGGAGCTATCCTAAAGTCTCCCTAGATGTCTGCAGATGAGGGTGCTGGAGAGACAGCTGGTAGAAGAGGGTCTCCATCTGGAAAAGCAGCTTGTAATCAACTGGAAAACCACTGATCAAGCAGAGAAGCACATCAACACAGCAGACTTATGAAGGAAGTAGTTCCCAGTGAAACACCATTGCCTTCTCCTTGGCTAGTGGCTCAGAGCACTAAATTCCTGCAGCCCTAGGAGATGATTTATTAGTCACAAAAGTTGTGTTATATTTTTATTGTCTTCACAGATAAATCAGGCCAGCAAGACATCCGTAACCatacacaaaaaatatttatcaaaaCAATTAACATTACAAAtctccttttaaaataatttatttcatcaatttctttttaaatggtaCTGTCTTACAACATACATTATTCAACAAAGATGTCCAGAACAGACTCTAAAATAAGAAACACTTAAATTAAGCAATTGTCTCCGATTAGAATTTCAATTTCACCCACATCCTAACTTGTAAACGTTTGCTGGAATACGCTTCTCGTGTAGGCTTGATTTTTGTGCTTACAAAAACAGCATCAAGTTTCCAGATGTTGAAGAGGACAAGTTATTGTACGGTAAGTTTGCATTCAGTTCAACATACAAGGCAACCAAATGATTCTGTCATTAACGTTAGCATCATGTATATTTTAGTTCACTGCACTAACATTTAAACTAAAACTTCAAACCACGTAATCTTTTAAGTGACTAACATTTAAAAGGCAAGCAGTAATATCCTGAAAGCTTACAAAGGACATGGGCACACAGCTAAGACGGGGGCTCACTCGACAAAGGCTGCGGGTGTATGTATGGCTGCTTCTTTTTGTAGGACGCCCACCTGCAGACGGGGCAGCAGTGTCGCCCGCCCGCCAGCCACATCACGATGCAATTCTGGTGGAACACATGGCCGCACGGCAAGCCCATCAGCAGGCAGCCCTTTGCAAAATTTTCTAGACACACCACACATTCCGTACAGTGCAACATGTCGGAGGGCCAGGCGGACCAGTCTGGCTCCATGTCACCTGTGGAGCTGTACGAGCCGTAGGACCTGGCTTTGCGTTCAGATGGCTCATGGTGACAATACTGACTGGCACACAAACAGGTCTCGACGCCGCAGCGACGCTCTCCTTCACTGCACCTGTGAAACGTGCTCAGCTCATCGTCCTCCGAGACTTCTCTGTCGCTACTGAAGACCTCTTTGTTTTCACTGTCAGAGTCACTTTCGCTGTCTGGAAAGGTTTCCAGCATTTCCTCATCAGAATGGGTGCCGAGGCATTGAAACCTCCACATGGGTAAGTTTTTTATATAATCAGTTGGTATCAGAGGGTGAAGCCAGAGATCAGGGAAGGCCAACCGCTCCAAGAACAAATCTGGGTCTTCATCCCAATCTGAGTCAAAAGGGAAATGTtgaaaagaagcaatgggaTGAAACAAGTAGCTGGTGTACCAGTCCCACAGGCTCGACAGCCACTCCAGATTGTTAGCGTTTACTTCATCCGTGTTGTTATTGCGTCTTCGCTTCTTCTCAAAGTAATCAATTAGTAAACCATGGCCAAGGTATGTGCTGAGGAAGAGGGCTGGATGCGAAGAGTAGAACATCCAATCAGCCCTCACCCAAGAAGCCAAAGTAGTTGTGTTAGAGTACCTGAAGAGTTTTAAACTGTACTCATAAAAGCTGTCTAAGTAGGGTAGTTGCAAAAAACCTAACACTGGCAGCCAGGAAATAATTAATAGTGAATTGTACGTCCCTAAAGTGCTTATAAGAACCACAAAACGCTTTATAGTGGCACCTTGTGTAATAAACAGGTCCATCCAAGCCATCAGATTAACCAAAACTAAacttaaaacaaataaatcatTAACTTCTGGTTGCAATGAGCGCAAAAAGGAATCCATGGCACGTAGTGATATAAATTCACCAGTGTTATTTCCATACCTGTAAATCCCCTCAGGAGTCCTAAGTATGTACGATGGTGTCTTGTAGATACCGATTTCTGCCATGTAACTTTTATTGTCCCACTTTTCCACGTTCACAAAAATAAACTCTACTCTTCCAGTAAACTTTACACTTAGTGCAGAGAAGAACGCTGGAGGCTGGTCGAGGTTGGCAAATAGGTAAATTTTCACTCGGTACTGGTCACTTTTGTTCCATTCTTCTTTCAGATGTTCTGAGTTGTAGATGGTTTTGATCCGAGAGGCAGCGTGGGCCGTGATCCATTTGAAAATGTGCTCCACTTCAATCTTGCGCCCGCTGTATTCCTTAAGCATGACTTTTCCCTTGGAGGTACTGGTTTGTGGAACCGACATAATGAGGGTGGATTTCAGCCAACCCCTCCTCTTGCAGTATCTACAAAGAAAACAGCAGGTTAGATTACAGTTTCATAGCCCCAGAACTGAGTCCTTACATTTCTATTCTAAGCCCAAAAATGAGACATGCTGAGCACCTGGGAAACCTTACAATATCATAGCAGGAAATAAGGGCACCCAATATTCTCTGGCAAAGCATATTTATTCTTACCATATGTTTATATTTTACAGGAATATTATAAAGAGATTATGTATTCATAAAACAGGAAGAGAAATAGTGTTAATTTTCACAGgtcattaaagaaaacaaagccatGGAGCCATTCATGCTTTGTAACTGGATTTGAATAATACACAAGCTGACTCTTTACTTTAAAGCTTTAGTATTAGAAGCTACTTTTCCTTGGCCTTCCAGCCAAGAAGAAAACCACTCCAGTGTAACTCAATATCCCACAGCTTTCCCAGTGATTCCTTCCATCCTGGTTTTGCTAAACAGCCGTGGGGTGAAGTTGAGCAGACACTGGTCTGTTCGCAGTTCCTTTAATGAAGCTCGCAAGTGCCACTTCCTACTGGGACCATTTTGGCAGGATGCAGACAGGCTAAGGGGTGAGGTGAGAGAGCTGGCCACAAAACCAGCGGAGCGGGAAGCAGACAAATACTGCTGGATGATTTGGGCTAAAAAAATAATCCTGTCTGGCAGGAAGATGGGATGAACCCCAAATCCATACCTAAAAGAAGAGGCTCTTCATGGCTGAACCCTGACCCATGGTCCAGAGCCCAGTAACTCTTGAGATTAATCTGCTGACTCACAAGATCCCTTCTCTCATGCATCTTTCCTACCAATATCACTAACCAAATTATCTAGTCCTCCTTTAAGGAAATATCCGGCAAGCTTCAACAATCAAAATATGACAGAGCCAACAGGCACACAAACTACCTCTGACAACGCTGCACATTGGGGACCACCAGCCTCCATTCACCAGCCATCTTACCTACATCCTCTCTCGTTTTGGTCTGTCAACATGTATTTAGACAATTACAATTCCCCTTCCCAGAGAATCTGAATGCAGCATTTTTAGAAGGAGCCCTGCTAATGAAGGTATCCCGATTACTGCAGCATGCAGTACTCTTCTGAATTTGAGTTGCAACCTGATGAAATCTATTCACATGGGTTTACCTGACAAAACACTTCTTTCtgacaaaacattaaaaaaaatgaattaatttaaaacataGTATTTGATCAGAACATTAAGGCTACTTAGGAGCTATGCAAAGAGAAACACTGCCAAATTTTTAAGATGTTCAAATACCGAGTTTTGATTATACAAGATAATTTTGCATAAGCACTACAAAGCCTAAGAATTTCCTCTTATGATTAACATTGAGATTTCTGTAAACATTTAGGACTTAAGCTTTATAAGATGTGCGTATCCATACATGCCACTGGAATTCTAGACAAAGTCTCCTGTCATGTAAAGCAAACGCCTCcaacaaaatgttaaaaaaaagcgCCTCTTTttacagcagcagagaattatTAATAGCTTCTTtggctctgctcttcttccttGTTCGAAATCATATGCAAACACAGTGActcttgcacagcacactgtgtgTTGTCCAAGGGTGTGTGCCAATTTATATATAAACATACATTTGTCAGGGAACAGGATTTGTCAGTAATTCTGGGAGGCAGGCACTGTATGCAAGGTTCATGCTAACCTGTGCTTCCCCCTTCCAGATGGTGATATAACAACTCTAAAACTGATATATTTGGCTTTGTCCTAAGCAAGCACAATTCCTGTCCCTGAATGCCTGGACTGGAAGGCCAAACTCTTCTGTTCATTCCTCTCCACTGCGGTATTATGCTCTCCACAGTCTAATCATGCATTTCCCACACAACGCTttaggaagctgcagagctgatAAATAATGTAATGGAGCATTCTGAGCAGACTTTAGGAGAGATAAAAACATGAATAAAGCCACCTTCTGTCACAGCTACTTTTACAACACAGCAAGCCCTGCTGCCAGAACACAGCTGAGCCTTAAGATATTCTTGGGATTTAGATAATCCTTTAAGGATATACCTGGGGTCACTGGAACAGTTAAAAGTGCCAGTACGTATGCCGAATCTTGAGACTTTCTTCACCATTTTCTCCCAGTGGACTTTACCCACCAGTGGGCTTCTGTCATTTGCTATGACCTATTGCCAAAAAGAAGTATTAGTTTAGTATCACAATATTAGTCAGTTTGGTTCCTGAAATGAAGATCAAGTTTCAAGAAAACAGAGACAGTCATGCTTGATACTCTTTCCCCTTCTGTTAGGACACAGAGTAGGAATGTACAACTGGGAATCATGGTAAA from Aphelocoma coerulescens isolate FSJ_1873_10779 chromosome 4, UR_Acoe_1.0, whole genome shotgun sequence encodes the following:
- the RNF103 gene encoding E3 ubiquitin-protein ligase RNF103 isoform X1 produces the protein MWVKLCCLLLYFLALFVLARVFEAVAWYESGFLATQLVDPVALSFRKLRTILECRGLGHSGLPEKKDVRELVEKSGDLMEGELYSALKEEEASESVSSTNFSGEMHFYELVEDTKDGIWLVQVIANDRSPLVGKVHWEKMVKKVSRFGIRTGTFNCSSDPRYCKRRGWLKSTLIMSVPQTSTSKGKVMLKEYSGRKIEVEHIFKWITAHAASRIKTIYNSEHLKEEWNKSDQYRVKIYLFANLDQPPAFFSALSVKFTGRVEFIFVNVEKWDNKSYMAEIGIYKTPSYILRTPEGIYRYGNNTGEFISLRAMDSFLRSLQPEVNDLFVLSLVLVNLMAWMDLFITQGATIKRFVVLISTLGTYNSLLIISWLPVLGFLQLPYLDSFYEYSLKLFRYSNTTTLASWVRADWMFYSSHPALFLSTYLGHGLLIDYFEKKRRRNNNTDEVNANNLEWLSSLWDWYTSYLFHPIASFQHFPFDSDWDEDPDLFLERLAFPDLWLHPLIPTDYIKNLPMWRFQCLGTHSDEEMLETFPDSESDSDSENKEVFSSDREVSEDDELSTFHRCSEGERRCGVETCLCASQYCHHEPSERKARSYGSYSSTGDMEPDWSAWPSDMLHCTECVVCLENFAKGCLLMGLPCGHVFHQNCIVMWLAGGRHCCPVCRWASYKKKQPYIHPQPLSSEPPS